The Psychrobacter arenosus region TGAGCGTACTCGTGAAGGTAACGATTTCTATCATGAGATGCAAGACGCTGGCGTTGTTAACACCGAAAACTTTGAGAAATCTAAAGTTGCGATGGTATACGGTCAGATGAATGAGCCACCAGGTAACCGTCTACGTGTTGCGTTGACCGGTCTAACTATGGCTGAGTACTTCCGTGACGATATCGACCCTACTACGGGTAAAGGTCGTGACGTGCTACTGTTCGTAGATAACATCTACCGTTATACGCTAGCCGGTACTGAAGTATCTGCTCTACTAGGTCGTATGCCTTCAGCGGTTGGTTATCAGCCAACGCTAGCCGAAGAGATGGGCCAGTTGCAAGAGCGTATTACTTCTACGCAAGCGGGCTCTATTACTTCCGTTCAGGCCGTATACGTTCCTGCGGATGACTTGACGGATCCATCACCTGCTACCACGTTTGCTCACTTAGATGCTACAGTCGTATTGAGCCGTGATATTGCTTCACAAGGTATTTACCCTGCGGTAGATCCTCTAGATTCAACGTCACGTCAGCTTGATCCTTTAGTTATCGGTGAAGAGCATTACAACGTAGCACGTGGCGTACAGGAAGTCCTGCAGCGCTATAAAGAGCTAAAAGACATCATCGCTATCTTGGGTATGGATGAGTTGTCAGAAGAAGACAAACTAGTCGTTTACCGTGCTCGTAAGATTCAGCGTTTCTTGTCACAGCCTTTCCACGTAGCGGAAGTCTTTACTGGTGCGCCAGGTAAATACGTCCCACTACGCGATACCATTGCTAGCTTTAAAGCCATTATCGCGGGTGAGTATGATGACCTACCTGAGCAAGCGTTCTATATGGCCGGCGGCATCGACGAAGTCGTTGCGAAAGCTGAAAAAATGAAATCTACTGCTGCCTAATTTAGGGTGCTGAGGGTAGGCGGCATAGTCGCCACTGCCCTCGGTAATAGCAGCGTCCAGTTAGGAGATAAGCATGGCAACCTCAACCTTAGAGTGTCGGGTAGTAAGTGCTCGTGAAGAGCTGTATTCTGGTCCGATTACGATGCTGATTGCCACAGGTAGTGAAGGCGAAATCGGGGTGTTGCCAGGCCATACCCCTCTGATTACGTTGTTAAAACCAGGCCCAATGCGTGTGCAAACAGCCAATGGCGAAGAGCAAGTTATCTATGTCTCTGGTGGGGTACTTGAAGTACAGCCAAAGCTAGTAACCGTTTTAGCCGATACGGCAATGCGTGCTGACAACCTTGACGAAAGTAAAATCGTTGAAGCGCGTAGAAAAGCAGAGCAGATGCTAGCCAATCAAAGCGATCATTTACAGACCAGTGCAGCGTTGGCTTCACTAGCTGAAACGGTCGCGCAGTTGGAAACTATCAGAAAGTTCAAAAACCGCGCTTAAGTTACAGCGTAATATAATGAGCCTACGGATAGTCTGGCATACGAAATTCGCTTAGCTATACCAAAAAACAGTCTTTTATAGGCTGTTTTTTTTATGCCTAAGAATTAATAAAGGCAGCAGCAATGTTCATAGCAATGTTTATAGCAATGTTTATAGCAATACCTCGGTAAATATCCATATAACGGTGAGCGTCACGAAAAGTTGTTATTAGTAACCTAGTAAGCTTTAAGCTTTATGT contains the following coding sequences:
- the atpD gene encoding F0F1 ATP synthase subunit beta, whose amino-acid sequence is MSSGRIVQIIGAVIDVEFDRSDVPQIYDALQVDGTETTLEVQQQLGDGIVRTIAMGSTEGLKRNLPVTNTGAPISVPVGMGTLGRIMDVLGRPIDEEGPVPTEETWSIHREAPSYAEQSNSTELLETGIKVIDLLCPFAKGGKVGLFGGAGVGKTVNMMELINNIALKHDGLSVFAGVGERTREGNDFYHEMQDAGVVNTENFEKSKVAMVYGQMNEPPGNRLRVALTGLTMAEYFRDDIDPTTGKGRDVLLFVDNIYRYTLAGTEVSALLGRMPSAVGYQPTLAEEMGQLQERITSTQAGSITSVQAVYVPADDLTDPSPATTFAHLDATVVLSRDIASQGIYPAVDPLDSTSRQLDPLVIGEEHYNVARGVQEVLQRYKELKDIIAILGMDELSEEDKLVVYRARKIQRFLSQPFHVAEVFTGAPGKYVPLRDTIASFKAIIAGEYDDLPEQAFYMAGGIDEVVAKAEKMKSTAA
- a CDS encoding F0F1 ATP synthase subunit epsilon produces the protein MATSTLECRVVSAREELYSGPITMLIATGSEGEIGVLPGHTPLITLLKPGPMRVQTANGEEQVIYVSGGVLEVQPKLVTVLADTAMRADNLDESKIVEARRKAEQMLANQSDHLQTSAALASLAETVAQLETIRKFKNRA